One genomic window of Fusarium fujikuroi IMI 58289 draft genome, chromosome FFUJ_chr01 includes the following:
- a CDS encoding related to DNA repair protein MUS-42 — translation MSSTDQAEEQPPLQPTEEHSGAEKETNHVNRDTSETAEDDAFKTLKYSLLGPSLLKAGQDTVDQIKVSEIIYNASKGSKFFNREEERDKVLTQKIEQIIARKAQLEKRDLTRDLRNADRLIAELELTRDLTQHIVHVDCDAFYAAVEQLDRPEIKDLPFAVGGGVLTTCNYVARKFGCRSGMAGFVAKKLCPSLILLKPNFQKYNAKAHEVREVLVNYDPRFESASIDEAYLNITEYCQEHQMDPAEAVEQMRREVHEKTNITVSAGIAANAKLAKICSNMNKPNGQYVLSCDRPTIMAFMRDLPTRKVNGIGRVLERELLEIGIKTCGDLYKHRQYLNPLFGDKTSEFLFTCYLGLGRTKIQPAEEYERKSVGTESTFRDMSDPTQLREKLRATAEELEQDMKRAECKGRTLCLKVKLHTFEVFTRQVVLPRAICLADDLYNYALPILTKLEQEMPGMKLRLMGLRCTHLVSTKRPDAMAFFGFRPRKTDSEDRPQDGTLKRKASDGDGEWEQWPGADLQLDDPDGLLEGSSSNQHTPDQSPGRRHGKEIAPNPTKENAEEEQWWDCPICSRPQTADERQFNEHIDLCLSRQTIREAVQADGPSIKHDPTPEMKKPRMTEKKRGRPKVPDPKQRQLFFG, via the exons ATGAGCTCAACTGATCAAGCGGAGGAGCAACCTCCATTACAGCCAACAGAGGAACATTCAGGAGCTGAAAAGGAAACAAATCATGTCAACAGAGACACCTCTGAGACTGCAGAGGACGATGCTTTCAAAACCCTCAAATATTCCCTTCTGGGACCATCGCTACTAAAAGCAGGACAAGATACAGTTGATCAAATAAAG GTTTCTGAAATCATCTACAACGCTTCCAAAGGATCCAAATTCTTCAATCGCGAAGAAGAACGAGACAAAGTCCTCACCCAAAAGATCGAACAAATTATCGCGCGAAAGGCTCAACTCGAGAAGAGGGATCTGACTCGAGACTTGCGCAATGCAGACCGTCTGATTGCCGAACTTGAACTCACTCGCGACCTCACTCAGCACATCGTCCATGTGGACTGTGATGCATTCTACGCAGCTGTGGAGCAACTCGATCGGCCGGAAATAAAGGACCTCCCTTTCGCAGTCGGTGGTGGTGTTCTGACCACTTGCAACTATGTTGCGCGCAAGTTCGGCTGCCGGTCAGGCATGGCTGGCTTCGTGGCGAAGAAATTATGTCcaagcttgatcttgctAAAGCCAAACTTTCAGAAATACAATGCAAAAGCGCATGAGGTGAGAGAGGTTCTGGTTAACTACGATCCCCGGTTTGAGAGCGCTAGTATCGATGAAGCATACCTGAACATAACCGAATACTGCCAGGAACACCAGATGGACCCGGCAGAAGCTGTTGAACAGATGCGGCGAGAAGTTCATGAGAAGACAAATATCACAGTCTCTGCTGGCATTGCTGCTAACGCAAAACTCGCGAAGATCTGTTCAAATATGAACAAGCCCAATGGGCAATATGTTTTATCTTGCGATCGGCCAACAATCATGGCCTTCATGCGCGACCTACCTACCCGAAAAGTCAACGGTATAGGGAGAGTCCTCGAGAGAGAACTGCTAGAGATCGGTATCAAGACTTGTGGTGATCTCTACAAGCATCGACAATATCTCAATCCACTTTTTGGTGACAAAACCTCAGAGTTCCTGTTCACATGCTATTTAGGTCTTGGTCGAACCAAAATCCAACCAGCAGAAGAGTATGAGCGCAAAAGCGTTGGCACGGAGAGCACATTCCGCGACATGTCGGATCCTACGCAGCTGAGAGAAAAATTACGAGCAACAGCGGAGGAGTTGGAGCAGGATATGAAGCGCGCTGAATGTAAAGGCCGTACACTCTGTCTTAAAGTCAAGCTTCACACATTCGAGGTCTTCACTCGGCAGGTCGTCCTACCAAGAGCTATATGCCTTGCAGACGACCTGTACAACTACGCTCTGCCTATTCTCACGAAGTTGGAGCAAGAAATGCCTGGCATGAAACTTCGGTTGATGGGTCTGAGATGCACACATCTTGTCAGTACCAAAAGGCCTGATGCCATGGCCTTCTTCGGCTTTCGGCCCCGAAAGACAGACTCTGAAGACCGCCCGCAAGACGGTACCCTGAAAAGAAAAGCGAGTGATGGTGACGGAGAATGGGAACAGTGGCCAGGAGCCGATCTTCAACTTGACGACCCAGATGGCCTGCTTGAGGGCTCTTCTAGTAACCAGCACACTCCAGATCAATCGCCAGGCCGAAGACACGGCAAGGAGATCGCCCCTAATCCTACAAAAGAGAACGCTGAAGAGGAGCAGTGGTGGGACTGTCCCATCTGCAGCAGACCGCAAACGGCCGATGAGCGGCAATTCAATGAACATATAGACCTTTGCCTGTCGAGGCAGACAATTCGTGAGGCTGTACAGGCAGATGGCCCGTCAATAAAACATGACCCGACGCCCGAAATGAAGAAGCCACGGAtgacagagaagaaga